A genomic window from Ideonella sp. WA131b includes:
- a CDS encoding type II toxin-antitoxin system ParD family antitoxin, translated as MSPQTKSFALPESMRKCIDNRVATGNHGNTSEHIRDLVRRDQEEQAKKPLRDLIEEGLASGPGRRRSKADGKELLAIARGKIDRSRRFCARGRSESSSLFQGFGPGGSRSLRCSGAFSKSGST; from the coding sequence ATGAGTCCCCAAACCAAGAGTTTCGCCTTGCCCGAGTCGATGCGGAAGTGCATCGACAACCGGGTCGCCACTGGCAACCACGGCAACACCAGCGAGCACATCCGCGACTTGGTGCGCCGGGATCAGGAAGAGCAGGCCAAGAAGCCGCTTCGGGATCTCATCGAAGAAGGGCTGGCATCCGGGCCGGGCCGTCGTCGCAGCAAGGCGGACGGGAAGGAACTGCTGGCGATCGCTCGCGGCAAGATCGATCGAAGCCGGCGGTTCTGCGCCCGCGGACGCTCGGAAAGCTCCTCGCTGTTCCAGGGCTTCGGACCTGGCGGGTCTCGAAGTCTCCGCTGCTCTGGTGCCTTTTCGAAATCAGGGAGTACCTGA
- a CDS encoding efflux RND transporter periplasmic adaptor subunit: MTFTPNTRPPTPAGWLRQRWQRHPRLRWLAALLLAGAGFAGWRLLNPPAPPPPPPTGLVQRADITQLVQAAGVLKAKTRVDVGAQVSGQIQTLHVQLGQRVKKGELLVSLDPELARSDVARAEAALLQQKALIDSRQVDLGTAGRERERQRRLLAGDATAALEAERAESEYAKLEAELRGQAAVLSRLQADLAQAQLRLGYTRITAPMDGTVVSLPVQVGQTVIAVQITPVMLTLADLDTITVHTKVPEADIQSIRVGQVARFSTLAGEGQRYEGRLRVIQPVPERSGNAVFYNVLFEVDNRERQLYSDMTVQVDVETGSVKNALAMPMVALGDRGKDGRFRVMVLEPGKTEKDRRQVARFVRTGLQDGARVQVLDGLKEGETVVTAPPTEAQAAAADAASAASAAASSPR, translated from the coding sequence TTGACCTTCACACCGAACACCAGGCCCCCCACCCCAGCCGGCTGGCTGCGCCAGCGCTGGCAGCGCCACCCGCGGCTGCGCTGGCTGGCCGCCTTGCTGCTGGCCGGCGCAGGCTTTGCCGGCTGGCGCCTTCTGAACCCACCCGCACCCCCACCCCCGCCGCCCACGGGCCTGGTGCAGCGGGCCGACATCACCCAGCTCGTGCAGGCCGCCGGCGTGCTGAAGGCCAAGACCCGGGTGGACGTGGGCGCCCAGGTCAGCGGCCAGATCCAGACCCTGCACGTGCAGCTGGGCCAGCGGGTGAAGAAGGGCGAACTGCTGGTGAGCCTGGACCCCGAGCTGGCGCGCAGCGACGTGGCACGCGCCGAGGCCGCGCTGCTGCAGCAGAAGGCGCTGATCGACTCCCGCCAGGTCGACCTGGGCACCGCCGGCCGCGAACGCGAGCGCCAGCGCCGGTTGCTGGCCGGCGACGCCACCGCGGCGCTGGAGGCCGAGCGCGCCGAGAGCGAGTACGCCAAGCTCGAAGCCGAGTTGCGCGGCCAGGCCGCCGTGCTCAGCCGCCTGCAGGCTGATCTGGCCCAGGCTCAGCTCCGCCTGGGCTACACGCGCATCACCGCGCCGATGGACGGCACCGTGGTCAGTCTGCCGGTGCAGGTGGGGCAGACGGTGATTGCGGTGCAGATCACCCCCGTGATGCTGACGCTGGCCGACCTGGACACCATCACCGTGCACACCAAGGTGCCCGAGGCCGACATCCAGAGCATCCGCGTTGGCCAGGTGGCGCGCTTTTCCACGCTCGCTGGCGAAGGCCAGCGCTACGAAGGCCGGCTGCGCGTGATCCAGCCCGTGCCGGAGCGCTCGGGCAATGCCGTCTTCTACAACGTGCTGTTCGAGGTGGACAACCGTGAACGCCAGCTCTACTCAGACATGACGGTGCAGGTGGACGTGGAAACCGGCAGCGTGAAGAACGCGCTGGCCATGCCCATGGTGGCCCTGGGCGACCGCGGCAAGGACGGCCGCTTCCGCGTGATGGTGCTCGAGCCCGGAAAGACCGAGAAGGACCGGCGCCAGGTGGCCCGCTTCGTGCGCACCGGCCTGCAGGACGGCGCCCGTGTGCAGGTGCTGGATGGGCTGAAGGAGGGCGAGACCGTGGTCACCGCGCCGCCCACGGAGGCCCAGGCCGCAGCGGCTGATGCCGCCTCGGCCGCCTCGGCCGCCGCCAGCAGCCCGCGCTGA
- a CDS encoding ATP-binding cassette domain-containing protein → MALIELHGVSRRYALGEIEVRALDGITLAIEAGEFVAIMGQSGSGKSTLMNVLGCLDNPTEGRFLIDGQDAGQLGPDELAALRRERFGFIFQRYHLLPHLDARGNAALPAVYAGVGAGPRAARAQALLERLGLGERLHHKPNELSGGQQQRVSIARALMNGGQIILADEPTGALDSASGAEMLRLLKELNAAGHTIILVTHDPTVAAHAQRIIELRDGHVVKDDGTPAGHPAPGQRPASATPAEPAPPPTPGGWLRRLQVQWREALATAWLSLQGNRLRTFLSMLGISIGIASVVSIVALTSAARTTFEGEFQGVMSGKIWVWVGNNSLPPGAQPPAFRLSELDALRSLPGVASVQGERQLNAQLRQGARDSRLQVRGADSDTLIERKLKVDNGRFFSPYELSVGAQVVVLDEQSRQALFKASESPIGKTVLISSSGLEGSGDSAMPPAPLPFTVIGTVKADSQLGFDFGNGRAYVPERTFIQRLDARPSVDAFSVQMDFTQPPDEVLRHIKHRLVALRGAENFSSWSGDSEFRKMQNFSAGFAALFAGVGAIALLVGGVGVMNIMLVSVSERTREIGIRMAVGARQGDVRLQFLIEAVVLCCLGGLVGVAFSWLGAQALNAAQDKLFVSVSWAALGVAFAVSSAVGLVFGTVPARRAAALSPVDALARE, encoded by the coding sequence ATGGCGCTGATCGAACTGCACGGCGTGAGCCGGCGTTACGCGCTGGGCGAGATCGAGGTGCGCGCGCTCGACGGCATCACGCTGGCCATCGAGGCCGGCGAGTTCGTGGCCATCATGGGCCAGTCGGGTTCGGGCAAGAGCACGCTGATGAACGTGTTGGGTTGTCTGGACAACCCCACCGAGGGCCGCTTCCTCATCGACGGGCAAGACGCCGGCCAGCTGGGCCCCGACGAACTCGCCGCCCTTCGCCGCGAACGTTTCGGCTTCATCTTCCAGCGCTACCACCTGCTGCCCCACCTGGACGCGCGCGGCAATGCCGCCCTGCCGGCGGTGTATGCCGGCGTGGGCGCCGGCCCCCGCGCTGCACGCGCGCAGGCGCTGCTGGAGCGCCTGGGCCTGGGCGAGCGGCTGCACCACAAGCCCAACGAGCTCTCGGGCGGCCAGCAGCAACGCGTGTCCATCGCGCGGGCGCTGATGAACGGCGGGCAGATCATCCTGGCCGACGAGCCCACCGGCGCGCTCGATTCCGCCAGCGGCGCCGAGATGCTGCGGCTGCTGAAAGAGCTGAACGCGGCCGGCCACACCATCATCCTTGTCACGCACGATCCCACGGTGGCCGCGCACGCGCAGCGCATCATCGAGCTGCGTGACGGCCATGTGGTCAAGGACGACGGCACGCCGGCCGGCCACCCTGCGCCCGGGCAGCGGCCCGCGTCGGCCACGCCGGCAGAGCCCGCCCCGCCACCCACGCCCGGCGGCTGGCTGCGCCGGCTGCAGGTGCAATGGCGCGAGGCCCTGGCCACGGCCTGGCTGTCGCTGCAGGGCAACCGGCTGCGCACCTTCCTGTCGATGCTGGGCATCAGCATCGGCATTGCCTCGGTGGTGAGCATCGTGGCGCTGACGAGCGCGGCACGCACCACCTTCGAAGGCGAGTTCCAGGGCGTGATGAGCGGCAAGATCTGGGTCTGGGTCGGCAACAACAGCCTGCCGCCCGGCGCCCAACCGCCCGCGTTCCGGCTGAGCGAGCTGGACGCGCTGCGCAGCCTGCCCGGCGTGGCCAGCGTCCAGGGCGAAAGGCAGCTCAACGCGCAACTGCGCCAGGGCGCGCGCGACAGCCGCCTGCAGGTGCGCGGCGCCGACAGCGACACGCTCATCGAACGCAAGCTGAAGGTGGACAACGGCCGCTTCTTCAGCCCCTACGAGCTGAGTGTGGGCGCGCAGGTGGTGGTGCTGGACGAACAGTCGCGCCAGGCGCTGTTCAAGGCCAGCGAGTCACCGATCGGCAAGACCGTGCTCATCAGCAGCAGCGGGCTGGAGGGCAGCGGTGACAGCGCCATGCCGCCTGCGCCGCTGCCCTTCACCGTGATCGGCACCGTGAAGGCCGACTCGCAGCTGGGCTTCGACTTCGGCAACGGCAGGGCCTATGTGCCCGAGCGCACCTTCATCCAGCGCCTGGATGCCCGACCCTCGGTAGACGCTTTCAGCGTGCAGATGGACTTCACGCAGCCGCCCGACGAGGTGCTGCGCCACATCAAGCACCGCCTGGTGGCGCTGCGCGGCGCCGAGAACTTCTCCAGCTGGAGCGGCGACAGCGAGTTCCGCAAGATGCAGAACTTCAGCGCCGGTTTCGCCGCGCTGTTTGCCGGCGTGGGCGCCATTGCGCTGCTGGTGGGCGGCGTGGGGGTGATGAACATCATGCTGGTGTCGGTGAGCGAGCGCACGCGCGAGATCGGCATCCGCATGGCGGTGGGGGCACGCCAGGGCGATGTGCGGCTGCAGTTCCTGATCGAAGCGGTGGTGCTGTGCTGCCTGGGCGGGCTGGTGGGCGTGGCCTTCAGCTGGCTGGGCGCACAGGCCTTGAACGCGGCTCAAGACAAGCTGTTCGTCAGCGTGAGCTGGGCCGCGCTGGGCGTGGCCTTTGCCGTCAGCAGCGCGGTGGGCCTGGTCTTCGGCACCGTGCCGGCGCGCCGCGCCGCCGCGCTGAGCCCGGTGGATGCGCTGGCGCGCGAATGA
- a CDS encoding TolC family protein, whose amino-acid sequence MSTSPHPHTAPRRARMAGLFGALAAIVAAGLSGCALTGPAPMAAPTAAPLPARWQAEPAAPDHAALPAALGDEALRADPELQALLERAEAANRDLVQAALRIEQARTQAGLSELRLTPSAGLNRGANRALDPPGPLPATTTRSVGASLGVGYELDLWGRLAALRGADAAQLRAAETDQRAARLLLRQRVAESYWQLAAAREQGALAQQQLQINRELLAATRLRVQEGKLLPIEIDRAAATLQQAEVRLADLQADGAQQRLQLALLLDEPPPGPPLLRPRLPGAVPAPWRIGANPATVLERRPDVQRARAQVDAALARSQAAEAQRYPALSFSASLGTGGSAVRDWFSNPVAALAGNLVVPLIDWRRLDLQRDAARTELELAALSLRETVARALVEIEAALIDGQRLQQQLDANGTRLREAQAAERVAALRLEVGAIARADFLQAQNARLEAEQGRLQLQLRAWLNRAQLARALALG is encoded by the coding sequence GTGAGCACCTCCCCACACCCCCACACCGCGCCCCGGCGGGCACGCATGGCCGGCCTGTTCGGCGCCCTGGCCGCCATCGTGGCCGCCGGCCTGAGCGGCTGCGCCCTCACCGGGCCGGCCCCGATGGCCGCCCCGACCGCCGCGCCCCTGCCTGCCCGCTGGCAGGCCGAGCCGGCGGCCCCAGACCACGCAGCCCTGCCCGCCGCTCTGGGCGACGAGGCCCTGCGGGCCGACCCCGAGTTGCAGGCCCTGCTGGAGCGTGCCGAAGCCGCCAACCGCGATCTCGTGCAGGCGGCGCTGCGCATCGAACAGGCGCGCACGCAGGCGGGGCTGAGCGAACTGCGCCTCACCCCCAGCGCGGGGTTGAACCGGGGCGCCAACCGCGCGCTGGATCCACCCGGCCCCCTGCCTGCCACCACCACCCGCAGCGTCGGCGCCAGCCTGGGCGTGGGCTACGAGCTCGACCTCTGGGGCCGACTGGCCGCCCTGCGCGGTGCCGATGCCGCGCAGCTGCGCGCCGCCGAAACCGACCAGCGCGCCGCGCGCCTGCTGCTGCGCCAGCGTGTGGCCGAAAGCTACTGGCAGCTGGCCGCCGCGCGCGAACAGGGCGCGCTGGCGCAGCAGCAGCTGCAGATCAACCGCGAGCTGCTGGCGGCCACCCGGCTGCGCGTGCAAGAGGGCAAGCTGCTGCCCATCGAGATCGACCGCGCTGCGGCCACGCTGCAGCAGGCCGAAGTGCGCCTGGCCGACCTGCAGGCCGATGGAGCGCAGCAGCGCCTGCAGCTGGCGCTGCTGCTGGACGAGCCACCCCCCGGGCCGCCGCTGCTGCGGCCGCGGCTGCCCGGCGCCGTGCCCGCCCCGTGGCGCATCGGCGCCAACCCGGCCACGGTGCTGGAACGCCGCCCCGATGTGCAGCGGGCCCGCGCGCAGGTCGACGCCGCGCTGGCCCGCAGCCAGGCCGCCGAAGCGCAGCGCTACCCGGCCCTGAGCTTCAGCGCCAGCCTGGGCACCGGCGGCAGCGCCGTGCGTGACTGGTTCAGCAACCCCGTGGCGGCGCTGGCCGGCAACCTGGTGGTGCCGCTCATCGACTGGCGCCGGCTCGACCTGCAGCGCGACGCCGCGCGCACCGAGCTGGAGCTGGCCGCGCTGAGCCTGCGCGAGACGGTGGCGCGGGCGCTGGTGGAAATCGAAGCCGCGCTCATCGACGGCCAGCGCCTGCAGCAGCAGCTGGACGCCAACGGCACACGGCTGCGCGAGGCACAGGCGGCCGAACGCGTGGCTGCGCTGCGGCTGGAAGTGGGTGCCATCGCGCGCGCCGATTTCCTGCAGGCCCAGAACGCGCGGCTGGAAGCCGAACAAGGCCGGCTGCAGCTGCAGCTTCGCGCCTGGCTGAACCGCGCGCAGCTGGCCCGCGCGCTGGCCCTGGGTTGA